From Arachis stenosperma cultivar V10309 chromosome 2, arast.V10309.gnm1.PFL2, whole genome shotgun sequence, one genomic window encodes:
- the LOC130962385 gene encoding protein ALP1-like: MFLHIIAHDVKIRVIKRQFVRSEETISRRFNDVLLAILRCHNLLLKKPQPFSQDRMDERWKWFKDCLGALDGTHIKVNVLEADKPRYRNRKGDITTNVLGVVAPDMQFIYVLAGWEGSAADSRVLRDALFRNGFSVPQGHYYLCDAGYMNCEGFLAPYRGQKYHLSEFNPHNQPSTAQEFFNMKHSQARNVIERAFGVLKARWGRSFYPIKTQGRIITACCLLHNHIRRVMVVDPIDEIEDQNILGVDGETIHHIETSDAWGRWRDQLAQEMWNQWRRRHHAR, translated from the exons ATGTTTTTACATATTATAGCACATGACGTCAAAATTAGAGTAATAAAGAGACAATTTGTGAGATCTGAAGAAACAATTAGTAGGAGGTTTAATGATGTATTGCTTGCTATTTTGAGATGTCATAATCTCTTACTGAAGAAACCTCAACCATTTAGCCAGGATAGAATGGATGAACGATGGAAATGGTTTAAG gaTTGCCTAGGAGCCTTAGATGGTACTCATATCAAAGTCAATGTCCTTGAGGCTGACAAGCCTAGATATCGAAACAGAAAAGGTGACATAACAACCAATGTGCTTGGAGTGGTTGCTCCCGATATGCAATTTATCTACGTACTGGCGGGTTGGGAGGGTTCAGCTGCGGATTCTAGGGTATTGCGAGATGCACTATTTCGCAATGGGTTTAGTGTTCCCCAAG GTCATTATTACTTATGTGATGCTGGATATATGAATTGTGAAGGATTTTTGGCACCTTATAGAGGACAAAAATATCATTTGAGTGAGTTTAATCCACATAATCAACCTAGTACAGCTCAAGAGTTTTTTAATATGAAACACTCACAAGCTAGGAATGTCATTGAAAGGGCATTTGGAGTATTGAAAGCAAGATGGGGAAGATCATTTTATCCTATTAAGactcaaggaagaattataactGCTTGTTGCCTTTTGCATAATCATATTAGAAGAGTGATGGTTGTGGATCCTATTGATGAGATAGAAGATCAAAATATACTTGGAGTAGATGGTGAGACGATCCACCATATTGAAACGAGTGATGCTTGGGGTAGATGGAGAGATCAACTTGCACAAGAAATGTGGAACCAATGGAGG